Proteins co-encoded in one Clostridia bacterium genomic window:
- a CDS encoding FAD-dependent oxidoreductase, giving the protein MLYTNELETIFFADVVVAGGGPSGIAAAISAAEMGKKVLVLERAGVVGGCLTIGHVSPISGGHGENTMANRINTYLADTTKYGVNNFENTKIKLTDLLDKKGVDVFLNTSVCDVIRENGEIKAVVISTQSGLKAVEGKMFIDATGDGVLSYLAEENVEYGRDDGLVQPTSVMFTITGVDENQPLLCHHEAMDTVLKKGNYLQMCKDACKNGVLPPEIDIVRLYAGTNKGDRVVNATQANGFNPLEPADYTKAQIKLRKQIAIVVKFLKENVEGFENISVKDSSEGIGVRESRRIKGMYTICAQDLIDGKRFEDVIVHNANFPIDIHNPNGAGQAESETLPVKAKPYDVPFRAIVPLINNNLFTAGRCISGSHRAHASYRVMNIAMNIGEAAGVAASLCLDCNMTNKELDYKKVQEVLTGRGIELF; this is encoded by the coding sequence ATGTTGTATACAAATGAGTTGGAAACTATATTTTTTGCGGATGTTGTAGTTGCAGGCGGCGGACCTTCCGGTATTGCGGCTGCAATTTCAGCGGCAGAAATGGGAAAAAAGGTTTTGGTGCTTGAACGGGCAGGTGTTGTGGGCGGATGCTTAACTATAGGACATGTTTCACCAATTTCGGGTGGTCACGGTGAAAATACCATGGCGAACCGCATCAACACATATCTCGCTGATACAACTAAGTATGGCGTAAACAATTTTGAAAACACAAAAATCAAGCTTACAGACCTATTGGACAAAAAAGGAGTAGACGTATTTTTAAACACTTCTGTGTGCGATGTTATCCGTGAGAATGGCGAAATCAAGGCGGTTGTTATTTCTACACAAAGCGGCTTAAAAGCGGTAGAAGGGAAAATGTTTATTGATGCAACAGGTGATGGCGTGCTTTCTTATCTTGCTGAAGAAAACGTTGAATACGGCAGAGACGACGGTTTGGTACAGCCTACATCTGTAATGTTTACGATAACTGGTGTAGATGAAAATCAGCCTTTGCTTTGTCACCATGAGGCAATGGATACTGTGCTTAAAAAAGGCAATTACTTGCAGATGTGTAAGGATGCTTGCAAAAACGGTGTTTTGCCTCCTGAAATTGATATTGTGCGACTTTATGCCGGAACGAATAAAGGAGACAGAGTTGTAAATGCAACCCAGGCTAACGGCTTCAACCCACTTGAACCTGCTGATTATACCAAAGCGCAGATTAAATTAAGAAAACAAATTGCGATTGTTGTAAAGTTTCTCAAAGAAAATGTTGAGGGCTTTGAAAATATCAGCGTAAAGGACAGTTCGGAGGGGATTGGTGTCAGAGAATCAAGAAGAATCAAAGGCATGTATACAATTTGTGCACAGGATTTGATTGACGGGAAGCGTTTTGAAGATGTAATTGTTCATAACGCGAATTTTCCGATTGACATTCATAATCCGAACGGTGCAGGGCAGGCAGAAAGCGAAACATTACCGGTGAAAGCAAAGCCATATGATGTTCCGTTTCGGGCGATTGTTCCGCTAATCAATAATAATCTGTTTACAGCAGGCAGATGCATAAGCGGTTCGCACAGAGCACACGCATCCTACCGAGTTATGAATATCGCTATGAACATCGGTGAAGCGGCAGGGGTTGCGGCATCGCTTTGTCTGGATTGTAATATGACAAACAAAGAACTTGACTATAAAAAAGTGCAGGAAGTACTGACAGGAAGAGGAATTGAATTATTTTAA